A stretch of the Opisthocomus hoazin isolate bOpiHoa1 chromosome 2, bOpiHoa1.hap1, whole genome shotgun sequence genome encodes the following:
- the FHL5 gene encoding four and a half LIM domains protein 5 has product MTSNHTDCHYCLQSLRGSKYALREENAYCVRCYDSLFANPCEECKQPIECDSKDLAYKGRHWHEGCFKCAKCSRSLVEKPFAAKDELLLCTECYSDEYSSKCFHCQKTIMPGSRKMEFKGSSWHESCFVCQYCLQPLGTKPLITKDNENYCMPCFEKQFAHRCYACKKVITSGGVTYHDQPWHKECFVCAGCKTQLSGQRFISKDEYPYCVDCFSKLYAKKCAACKKPITALGGAKFISFEERQWHGECFNCVKCSVSLVGQGFLTRQDEVLCHECGSAS; this is encoded by the exons ATGACCAGCAATCACACAGACTGTCATTACTGCCTGCAGTCTCTTCGTGGAAGCAAGTATGCATTAAGAGAAGAAAACGCTTATTGTGTTAGATGTTATGACAGCCTATTCGCCAACCCCTGTGAAGAGTGCAAGCAACCTATTGAGTGCGATTCCAAG GATCTGGCCTACAAAGGCCGCCACTGGCATGAGGGGTGCTTCAAGTGTGCCAAATGCAGTCGCTCGCTGGTGGAGAAACCGTTTGCTGCCAAGGACGAGCTCTTGCTGTGTACTGAATGTTACTCTGATGAGTATTCATCTAAGTGCTTCCACTGCCAGAAGACCATTATGCCTG GTTCCCGTAAAATGGAATTTAAGGGAAGTTCCTGGCATGAATCCTGTTTCGTTTGCCAGTATTGCCTGCAACCGTTGGGAACAAAACCACTGATCACCAAAGACAATGAGAATTACTGCATGCCCTGTTTTGAGAAGCAATTTGCTCACCGTTGCTATGCTTGCAAAAAG GTAATAACTTCTGGGGGAGTGACCTACCATGACCAGCCTTGGCACAAAGAATGCTTTGTGTGTGCTGGGTGTAAAACCCAGCTGTCTGGACAAAGGTTTATTTCCAAAGATGAGTATCCATACTGTGTAGACTGTTTCAGCAAACTCTATGCTAAGAAGTGTGCTGCTTGCAAGAAACCTATTACAG CTCTCGGAGGTGCCAAATTTATCTCATTTGAAGAGCGGCAGTGGCATGGGGAATGTTTTAACTGTGTGAAATGCTCGGTCTCACTGGTGGGCCAAGGATTCCTGACTCGGCAGGATGAAGTCCTTTGTCATGAATGTGGCTCTGCTTCATAG